A window of Mustelus asterias chromosome 15, sMusAst1.hap1.1, whole genome shotgun sequence contains these coding sequences:
- the mrpl57 gene encoding large ribosomal subunit protein mL63: MFLTAFLLRKGIPGKQWIGKYRRPRQITWQMMRNVVKRLEIERETEYWLSRPWMTVEQERGHAAQRRAERWQAFKAAKSANFPESKYIEEHLKHLNVTKKWGV; this comes from the coding sequence ATGTTTCTTACTGCATTTTTGCTTCGGAAAGGAATTCCAGGCAAGCAGTGGATAGGAAAGTACAGGCGCCCTAGACAAATTACCTGGCAGATGATGCGTAATGTAGTTAAAAGACTGGAAATCGAAAGGGAGACAGAGTACTGGCTGAGCCGTCCCTGGATGACTGTGGAGCAAGAAAGAGGTCACGCAGCACAACGCAGAGCTGAGCGTTGGCAAGCCTTCAAAGCTGCCAAATCTGCAAACTTCCCTGAATCCAAGTATATCGAAGAGCATTTAAAACACCTAAATGTAACCAAAAAATGGGGTGTGTGA